In Nitrospinota bacterium, the following proteins share a genomic window:
- a CDS encoding homoserine dehydrogenase → MKIVKVGMIGFGTIGTGVAKILAENSDVISKRLGASVELVKVADLDITTDRGVDLPSGVLTTSADEVINHPEIDVLIELIGGYDPARKFLLQAIEKGKHIVTANKALLAKHGDEIFSAVTDKGLSIGFEASIGGAIPIIRSIREAFVANNIQTIEGIVNGTANYILSKMSDENCDFKTALKEAQEKGFAEADPTFDVEGIDSAHKIAVLTRLAYGTPVPFDDITVSGISGITSEDIECAREFGYRIKLLAISKYDGHAIDIRVHPAMIPVTHPMAYVNGALNAIRVCDDMMEENVLIGHGAGSLPTGSAVVGDVIEISRNIVLKVGERLPAGSFQTKEVKTIPLKDINEIESEYFLRFSVLDNPGVLSKISGILGKNSISIESMIQRGRGDRGEGVPLVMMCHKSSEKNIQSALKEIEELDVVCGKSNLIRVEK, encoded by the coding sequence ATGAAAATAGTTAAAGTAGGAATGATTGGTTTTGGCACCATTGGTACCGGGGTGGCTAAAATCCTTGCTGAAAATAGCGATGTTATCAGTAAAAGGTTGGGTGCCAGTGTGGAACTGGTTAAGGTTGCGGATTTGGATATCACCACAGACCGTGGAGTGGATTTGCCCTCAGGGGTTTTAACCACGTCTGCCGATGAGGTGATCAATCACCCCGAAATTGATGTGTTGATTGAGTTGATTGGCGGGTATGATCCCGCAAGAAAATTTCTTCTCCAGGCTATTGAAAAAGGAAAACATATCGTAACGGCTAACAAGGCATTGTTGGCCAAACACGGTGATGAAATCTTTTCAGCAGTTACTGATAAAGGACTTTCTATAGGATTTGAAGCTTCTATAGGTGGGGCAATTCCGATAATTCGTTCGATTCGGGAGGCATTTGTTGCAAATAATATTCAAACTATAGAAGGTATTGTGAATGGAACTGCGAATTATATTCTCAGCAAAATGTCAGACGAGAATTGTGATTTCAAGACTGCCTTGAAAGAAGCTCAGGAAAAAGGATTTGCAGAAGCAGACCCGACTTTTGATGTTGAAGGTATAGACTCAGCTCATAAGATAGCTGTGCTGACACGTCTTGCTTATGGAACTCCTGTTCCATTTGACGATATTACTGTATCTGGAATTTCTGGTATTACTTCAGAAGACATAGAATGCGCGAGGGAGTTTGGGTACCGAATCAAGCTGCTTGCAATATCCAAATACGATGGTCATGCTATAGATATTCGCGTTCACCCTGCCATGATTCCGGTTACTCATCCAATGGCCTATGTCAATGGTGCGCTAAACGCTATCCGTGTTTGTGATGATATGATGGAAGAAAATGTGTTGATAGGTCATGGTGCTGGTTCCCTGCCTACTGGTAGTGCAGTGGTTGGAGATGTGATTGAAATTTCCAGAAATATAGTTTTAAAGGTAGGAGAAAGACTACCTGCTGGTTCATTTCAGACTAAAGAGGTAAAAACGATACCACTAAAGGATATAAATGAAATTGAGTCTGAGTATTTTCTGCGGTTTAGTGTGTTGGATAATCCGGGTGTGTTGTCAAAAATATCCGGAATACTGGGCAAAAACTCCATCAGTATCGAGTCAATGATACAAAGAGGCAGAGGTGACCGTGGTGAAGGCGTTCCTCTAGTTATGATGTGTCACAAATCCAGTGAAAAAAATATTCAGTCAGCTTTAAAGGAAATAGAAGAATTGGATGTGGTCTGTGGAAAATCTAACTTGATTCGTGTGGAAAAATAA
- a CDS encoding alanine transaminase, which yields IPDRFKNMGSLEFCKKLLETAKVAVAPGIGFGEGGDHFVRFSLVENEHRIRQAVRGIERFFKGTE from the coding sequence AAATTCCTGACCGTTTCAAAAATATGGGATCGCTCGAGTTTTGTAAGAAGCTATTGGAAACGGCTAAAGTCGCCGTTGCGCCGGGAATTGGATTTGGAGAAGGGGGAGACCATTTTGTTCGTTTCTCACTGGTGGAAAATGAGCACAGAATCAGACAGGCAGTTCGTGGAATTGAAAGATTTTTTAAGGGAACCGAGTAG
- a CDS encoding undecaprenyl-diphosphate phosphatase: MEFFQITLLSIIQGLTEFLPISSSGHLILTPIIFNFADQGLALDAILHLGTLLAIIVYFRKDLTDLMKGLFDPTGSPETHHLARCIILASIPAGLAGLFGAEWIEANLRSPTFVGFNLLFWSIIFLIADRYGTSNSKSNTELNQLGLRQIMFIGCAQAVALFPGTSRSGITIVAGLFTNLSHTSATRFSFLLGTPIIFAAGMHKLMQFSMNPNSEQTYSHIHLATGMGISFIVGLLAIKLLLKVVARAGLMPFIIYRLALASGILLYY, encoded by the coding sequence ATGGAATTTTTCCAGATAACTTTGTTAAGCATTATTCAAGGACTTACTGAGTTCCTGCCAATTTCGAGTTCAGGCCACCTGATTTTAACACCCATAATATTTAACTTTGCTGACCAGGGGCTGGCTCTTGATGCAATTTTGCATTTGGGCACTCTTCTGGCAATTATCGTCTACTTTCGTAAAGACCTGACTGATCTTATGAAGGGACTGTTTGACCCCACAGGCTCTCCGGAAACCCACCACCTGGCACGTTGTATTATCCTTGCATCGATTCCAGCGGGACTTGCAGGATTGTTTGGGGCGGAATGGATTGAAGCTAACCTAAGAAGCCCCACTTTTGTTGGATTCAATCTTTTATTCTGGTCAATAATATTTCTGATAGCAGACCGATATGGCACGAGTAACTCAAAATCTAATACTGAACTGAACCAATTAGGTTTGCGACAAATAATGTTTATTGGATGTGCTCAGGCTGTCGCCCTGTTTCCAGGAACGTCACGATCCGGAATCACAATTGTTGCTGGTCTTTTCACCAATCTTTCACACACTTCAGCAACCCGGTTTTCTTTCTTATTGGGCACACCTATAATTTTCGCGGCAGGAATGCACAAATTGATGCAATTCAGTATGAACCCGAACTCAGAACAGACCTATTCCCATATACATCTGGCAACCGGAATGGGTATAAGCTTTATAGTAGGGTTGTTGGCGATTAAACTTCTTCTAAAAGTTGTTGCAAGAGCTGGGCTCATGCCATTTATCATTTACAGACTGGCGCTTGCAAGTGGAATTCTTCTATATTATTGA
- a CDS encoding aminotransferase class I/II-fold pyridoxal phosphate-dependent enzyme has translation MREFSRIERLPPYVLGIVNELKYEARRRGEDIIDFGLGNPDMATPKHIVDKLLESSQKEANHRYSVSKGIYKLRLAITDWYKRNHDVDLDPHSEAIATIGSKEGIAHLALAITSPGDSVLVPTPTYPIHTYAFILANGDVVHVPLSSDIDFFDALLDAFKRNWPRPKVMVINFPHNPTTQVVEIDFFEKVVDFAKEHNLIVIHDFAYGDIVFDGYKAPSFLQVPGAKDVGIEFFTLSKSYNMPGWRVGFAVGNSEIIHALARIKSYQDYGMFQPIQIAATVALNGPRDCVEEIRETYRSRRDVLCESLNRVGW, from the coding sequence ATGAGAGAATTTTCCAGAATTGAGCGCCTTCCTCCTTATGTTTTAGGGATCGTCAATGAGCTGAAATATGAGGCCCGCCGACGCGGAGAAGATATTATTGACTTTGGTTTGGGGAACCCCGATATGGCAACCCCAAAGCATATAGTGGATAAATTACTGGAATCATCGCAGAAGGAAGCGAATCATAGATATTCAGTTTCCAAGGGCATATATAAATTACGCCTTGCTATCACAGACTGGTACAAGCGCAATCACGATGTTGACCTGGACCCGCACTCAGAAGCGATTGCTACGATAGGATCAAAAGAAGGCATTGCGCACCTTGCTCTGGCAATCACCTCTCCAGGTGATTCGGTTCTGGTGCCAACCCCCACTTATCCAATACATACTTATGCATTTATTTTAGCAAACGGAGACGTTGTTCATGTCCCTCTCAGCTCTGATATAGATTTTTTTGATGCCTTGTTAGATGCATTCAAGAGGAACTGGCCAAGGCCCAAGGTGATGGTTATAAATTTTCCACATAACCCAACCACTCAGGTAGTAGAAATAGACTTTTTTGAGAAGGTTGTGGACTTTGCCAAAGAACATAACCTGATTGTGATCCACGATTTTGCCTATGGAGATATTGTTTTTGATGGCTATAAGGCTCCCAGTTTTCTTCAGGTGCCCGGAGCTAAAGATGTTGGAATAGAGTTTTTTACCTTGTCAAAAAGTTATAATATGCCTGGGTGGAGGGTAGGTTTTGCAGTGGGAAACTCTGAAATCATTCATGCTCTTGCGCGTATCAAAAGCTATCAGGATTATGGAATGTTTCAACCAATTCAAATTGCGGCTACTGTTGCCTTGAATGGTCCGCGCGATTGTGTGGAGGAAATCAGGGAAACCTACCGAAGTAGACGTGATGTTTTGTGTGAATCATTAAACCGGGTGGGTTGGGA